One genomic window of Luteitalea pratensis includes the following:
- the pstB gene encoding phosphate ABC transporter ATP-binding protein PstB — MQLRDVSVYYGETAALRRVSLPMHAHRVTALIGPSGCGKSTLLRTLNRMNDIVAGARVEGDVLLDSQSIYAPGTDVVAVRRRVGMVFQKSNPFPGSVFENVAYGLRINGVRDRREIVERVEESLRAAAIWSEVQDRLHAPALTLSGGQQQRLCIARALAIQPEVLLMDEPASALDPIATQRIEELIHALKKSYTIVIVTHNMQQAARISDVTAFFWMGQLVECGRTEDVFTAPRERLTEDYVTGRFG; from the coding sequence ATCCAGTTGCGTGACGTCAGCGTGTACTACGGCGAGACAGCGGCCCTGCGGCGGGTGTCGCTGCCGATGCACGCCCACCGGGTAACGGCGCTGATCGGCCCCTCCGGCTGCGGCAAGAGCACGTTGCTGCGCACGCTGAACCGGATGAACGACATCGTCGCCGGTGCCCGTGTCGAGGGAGACGTGCTCCTCGACAGCCAGTCGATCTATGCCCCCGGTACCGACGTCGTCGCCGTGCGCCGGCGCGTCGGCATGGTGTTCCAGAAGTCGAACCCCTTTCCGGGGTCGGTCTTCGAAAACGTGGCCTATGGGCTGCGCATCAACGGCGTCCGCGATCGACGCGAGATCGTCGAGCGCGTCGAGGAGAGCCTGCGGGCTGCAGCCATCTGGAGCGAGGTGCAGGACCGGCTGCACGCGCCGGCGCTGACGCTCTCGGGCGGCCAGCAGCAGCGCCTGTGCATCGCGCGCGCACTGGCGATCCAGCCGGAAGTCCTGCTGATGGACGAACCGGCGTCGGCGCTCGACCCCATCGCCACCCAGCGTATCGAGGAACTCATTCACGCGCTCAAGAAGTCGTACACGATCGTCATCGTGACCCACAACATGCAGCAGGCGGCGCGGATCTCCGATGTCACGGCGTTCTTCTGGATGGGACAACTGGTCGAATGCGGCCGCACCGAAGACGTGTTCACGGCGCCACGTGAGCGGCTGACCGAGGACTACGTGACGGGGCGGTTCGGGTAA